A DNA window from Myxocyprinus asiaticus isolate MX2 ecotype Aquarium Trade chromosome 15, UBuf_Myxa_2, whole genome shotgun sequence contains the following coding sequences:
- the LOC127453283 gene encoding protein dopey-1-like isoform X1 gives MNAEELELLGDSKYRNYVAAVDKALKNFEYSSEWADLISALGKLNKVLQNNGKYQVVPKKLTIGKRLAQCLHPALPSGVHRKALETYEIIFKIIGPKRLAKDLFLYSSGLFPLLSNAAMSVKPVLLGLYETYYLPLGKTLKPGLQGLLTGVLPGLEEGSEYYDRTNTLLEKVAAAVEQPAFYGALWGSILTSPAVRLPGVTFVLLHLNRKLSMEDQLYIIGSDIELMVEAVSTSVQDSSVLVQRSTLDLILFCFPFHMSQATRPDMIRILSAALHVVLRRDMSLNRRLYAWLLGFDNNGVRAGPRSTRLSNPEEHATLYFNTYSKDMLVQAMVGILQGKARGGEEESILMHDLKPFRILISLLDKPELGPAILEDVLIEVFRTLHTQCRAELDLQNQNPFSKDQTQLSSKLRENKKTAELIKTANLLFNSFEPYYMWDYIALWFEECCRWTQSSHVPGQTMNSETSARSLVEFCELVDFLLDIVSLPTRSMRVICQETYIEIQTEHLPQLLLRMVSALTKHLQALGLRELTHCLRLCSKILSKVQPPLVSPLALPSGPSSGATTPSTRDKEEKRTLPVTQEIPGSTDVFEEGENPSSSRLSESGFTDFIQYQAEHGVQPDNTQHPEADSSSPENGPIQPKSKPKPGLSSSANSKPQDKPVIQCCLEHFQQFLSCLVRLYITPGGQAEAGRSSSAEMDTLTVLVDKRSQNEFEKQVPSKQECLAAFTAACQLFLECSSFPVYIAEGNLKSSPTKQEQAGESVQPAVWLQTLMDACCLAADFSIQAVAISLVMDLVGLTQSVAMVTAECVGSPDSGQPMSPSHGRVAVVIRPPLTQGILKYIAEKTDFFKSVALILWDQLGEETPQHHKRSVELFYQLHNLAPSPSICEDVISQQLMHRDKRIRLEAHVKFSVLWHLTRDLNITKSSPFNRTFDRSLFIMLDCLSYWDGSASAVGRAWLNQVLQRHDIARVLEPLLLLLLHPKTHRVSIQRVQAQCHWAQAFPNPAEQESSDPIYMRDMSYAENYSEISVDGHRGFQECGRGIPLDDMEPFSLTVNPLSDSLSLLSLSSENLQLCGEYQPPDQQGEPQSSDSSGSQSSTVDNGSFDEPEGGGSTVNISDPVLCQSSSVEEEYLHEAVSAVLTELVDKVVQMVEKESSETASSPEAWPQTDSDSTNSSTDMSTGTCVPLAPFSNTQPRTLPELVAGGTLEFLTVATIDASGEEEHREGIARHSSSPSIVMLPDSGGNASTEQSLQVNDPHCKRSHSSTQLSLKGKIMERLVDKSPGAKPKTKKVKRKEDERRKTNQTEKSRPPSIFFRDSLDLENWYSCGEGEVSEIESDIGSPSGGAASGFGGSRASGSPPRFNIHPLYQHVLLYLQLYDSSRTLHALSAIAAMLRTSPAGFVSAISTTSINNTYTPQLSLLQNLLSRHRVSVMGKDFYCPIPQDSHSHSFRSAMFLEVIISLCLYFLRSYYSAHVLATSQDLAGNHAMQLTSVEVLTLLFSELTKITGGSAKGFASFICDVLSKCKVQKVVLHCLLSTIFSVQKWHEHHVLGTNVAAVEEGLSEDSIINLSEDQLDNCSAIQSQLLRLLQSLVVLEHRVLIPVEEGGEGGPGSAGSGGGASGPGSGFELIGGEVEHVNPQQPMASLQYLHGQPITAQGMFLCAVIRALHQHHACMMHPQWIGLVTATLPYMGKVLRRVVASVTLQLCKNLDNLIQQYRYETGLTDTRPQWMALCIPPDLILTVLEGMTAIIHYCLLDPTSQYHQLQVNVDQKHLAEARAGILSILHTIMSSVTLLWGVLYLADSSDRPPAASACSTSNINLGSTKNLRQQILELLGPISMNHGAHFMAAIAYVWNERKQAKIPSRNKVIPTASEEQLLLVELVRSVSAMRTETVIQTVKEVLKQPPAIAKEKKHLSLEVCMLQFFYAYVQRIPVSSLVDSWPSLLALLKDSVQLSLPAPGQFLILGVLNEFILKNPTLESKKDQRELQDVTHKIVEAIGTIAGSSLEQTTWLRRNLEVKPSPQIMVDGASLEADVEDLMLTVMEASSFTPSVYSVHALTLLAEVLAHLLDMVFYSDEKERVIPLLVNLMHYVVPYLRNHSAHNAPSYRACIQLLSSLSGYQYTRRAWKKEAFDLFMDHTFFQMDSTCVSHWRAIIDHLMTHDKTTFRDLMTRVAVAQSSSLSLFTNRDAELEQRAMLLKRLAFTIYSSEVDQYQKYLPDIQERLVESLRLPQVPILHAQVFLFFRVLLLRMSPQHLTSLWPTMITELVQVFLLMEQELTADEDITRTSCPSVAGLETTYSGGNGFSTSYNSQRWLNLYLSACKLLDLALALPSEGLPQFQMYRWAFVPEASDDSGLEVRRQGTHQRDFKPYVVRLAKLLRKRAKKNPEEDCSTRTLSWEPGQLLLTLYVIRSMEQLLPFFNLLSQVFSSKGNSRSGPYHSPTLSDGTFPGKDGKLESQKVFWSRARQSIEEMVEKDFLEGLIKT, from the exons ATGAACGCAGAGGAGTTGGAACTCCTTGGTGACTCGAAGTACAGGaattatgtggcagcagtggataAGGCCCTAAAAAACTTTGAGTACTCCAGTGAATGGGCCGATCTGATCTCAGCGCTCGGAAAGCTCAATAAG GTATTGCAAAACAATGGCAAGTACCAAGTTGTGCCCAAGAAACTGACAATCGGGAAGCGTCTGGCCCAATGCCTTCACCCGGCGCTGCCCAGCGGGGTTCACCGCAAGGCCCTGGAGACTTACGAGATCATCTTCAAGATCATTGGACCAAAGCGCCTGGCGAAGGATCTTTTCCTTTATAG TTCGGGACTCTTCCCTTTATTATCCAATGCAGCTATGTCTGTGAAGCCAGTATTACTTGGGTTGTATGAGACCTACTACCTGCCCTTAGGAAAGACTCTCAAACCAGGCCTGCAAGGGCTCCTGACTGGAGTACTGCCTGGTCTGGAGGAGGGCTCGGAGTACTATGACAG GACCAATACCCTGCTGGAAAAAGTGGCCGCAGCTGTGGAGCAGCCAGCCTTTTACGGTGCCCTGTGGGGCAGTATTCTAACCAGCCCTGCTGTGCGTTTGCCTGGAGTCACCTTTGTTCTTCTGCACCTTAATCGTAAATTATCCATGGAGGACCAGTTGTACATCATCGGCAGTGACATCGAACTGATG GTGGAGGCTGTCAGCACATCGGTTCAGGACTCCAGTGTGCTAGTGCAGAGGAGCACCCTGGACCTCATTCTGTTCTGCTTCCCCTTCCACATGAGTCAG GCTACACGTCCAGACATGATCCGGATTCTGTCTGCAGCACTTCATGTTGTTCTAAGGAGAGATATGTCTCTGAACCGGAGACTTTATGCTTGGCTGCTGG GTTTTGATAACAATGGTGTACGAGCAGGCCCTCGCAGTACCCGTCTCAGCAATCCAGAAGAGCACGCCACACTCTACTTCAACACTTACTCCAAGGACATGCTCGTTCAG GCCATGGTGGGGATCCTGCAGGGCAAGGCCAGAGGAGGGGAGGAGGAAAGCATCCTGATGCATGACTTGAAGCCCTTCCGTATCCTCATCAGCCTTCTCGACAAGCCTGAGCTGG GTCCAGCAATCTTGGAGGATGTTCTAATCGAAGTGTTCCGCACCTTGCACACTCAGTGCCGCGCTGAGCTGGACCTTCAGAATCAAAACCCTTTCAGCAAAGACCAAACTCAGCTTAGCAG CAAACTCAGAGAAAACAAGAAGACGGCAGAGCTCATTAAAACAGCAAACCTCTTGTTTAACTCCTTTGAGCCCTACTACATGTGGGATTATATTGCACTATGGTTTGAGGAGTGCTGCag ATGGACTCAGAGCAGTCATGTCCCAGGGCAGACTATGAACTCTGAGACATCAGCACGATCATTGGTTGAGTTCTGTGAGCTGGTGGACTTCCTGTTGGATATTGTGTCTTTG CCTACTAGAAGCATGAGGGTTATCTGCCAG GAGACATACATAGAGATCCAGacagagcacctacctcagttgCTTCTGCGGATGGTTTCTGCTCTTACCAAACACCTGCAGGCCCTGGGCCTCAGAGAGCTCACCCACTGTCTGCGTCTCTGCTCAAAGATCCTCAGCAAGGTCCAGCCCCCACTGGTGTCACCCTTGGCACTGCCCTCCGGCCCATCCTCTGGTGCCACTACCCCTTCAACCAGAGACAAAGAGGAGAAAAGG ACACTACCAGTCACCCAAGAAATCCCTGGCAGCACTGATGTATTTGAGGAAGGCGAGAACCCTTCTAGCAGCAGGTTGTCAGAGAGTGGATTCACTGACTTCATCCAGTACCAGGCAGAACATGGGGTGCAACCTGACAACACGCAGCACCCCGAGGCTGATTCATCCAGCCCTGAGAATGGGCCCATCCAACCCAAATCTAAACCCAAACCTGGGCTGAGTAGTTCAGCAAACAGCAAGCCCCAGGACAAGCCAGTGATACAGTGCTGCCTTGAGCATTTCCAACAGTTCCTTTCTTGCCTGGTAAGGCTTTACATCACCCCAGGTGGACAGGCAGAGGCAGGGAGGAGCAGCAGTGCTGAGATGGATACCCTGACAGTGTTGGTTGacaaaagaagtcaaaatgaatttgagAAGCAGGTGCCTTCTAAGCAGGAGTGTCTGGCTGCTTTCACAGCTGCCTGTCAGCTCTTCCTGGAGTGCTCCAGTTTTCCAGTGTACATTGCTGAGGGCAACCTGAAGTCCTCACCCACCAAACAGGAGCAGGCAG GTGAGAGTGTTCAGCCAGCGGTGTGGCTTCAGACTCTGATGGATGCATGCTGTTTAGCTGCTGATTTCAGTATCCAGGCAGTGGCTATCTCTCTTGTCATGGACCTTGTTGGTCTCACACAGTCAGTAGCTATGGTGACAGCCGAGTGTGTGGGCAGTCCAGACTCGGGCCAGCCAATGAGTCCTAGCCATGGTCGTGTTGCAGTGGTGATTCGTCCACCACTCACACAGGGTATCTTGAAGTACATTGCAGAGAAGACAGATTTCTTTAAG AGTGTAGCCCTGATCTTGTGGGATCAGTTGGGAGAGGAGACCCCCCAGCACCACAAGCGCAGTGTGGAGCTCTTTTACCAGCTTCACAACCTGGCTCCCTCTCCCAGCATTTGTGAAGATGTCATCAGCCAGCAGCTCATGCATCGGGACAAG AGAATACGGTTGGAGGCCCATGTAAAATTCTCTGTTCTCTGGCACCTGACCAGAGACCTGAACATCACCAAGTCCTCCCCTTTCAATCGCACCTTTGACAG GTCTCTTTTTATTATGTTAGACTGTCTCAGTTATTGGGATGGCTCGGCGAGTGCTGTTGGGCGGGCCTGGCTAAACCAGGTTTTGCAGAGACATGACATTGCTCGTGTTCTCGAGCCTCTTTTGCTGTTACTTCTGCACCCTAAAACCCACCGGGTGTCCATCCAGCGTGTTCAAGCACAGTGTCACTGGGCCCAGGCCTTCCCTAACCCAGCAGAACAAGAGTCCTCTGACCCCATTTACATGAGGGATATGAGCTATGCTGAAA ATTATAGCGAGATATCAGTGGATGGCCACAGGGGTTTCCAAGAATGTGGCAGAGGGATCCCATTGGATGATATGGAACCTTTTAGCCTGACGGTTAATCCTTTGAGTGACAGTCTTTCACTCTTGAGCCTTAGCAGTGAGAACCTGCAACTCTGTGGTGAATATCAACCTCCTGATCAGCAGGGGGAGCCCCAGAGCTCTGATTCCAGTGGCTCTCAGTCATCCACTGTGGACAATGGCAGTTTTGATGAACCAGAAGGAGGTGGTAGCACTGTTAACATATCTGACCCTGTGCTTTGTCAATCCTCTTCGGTGGAGGAAGAGTACTTACATGAGGCAGTTTCTGCTGTGCTCACTGAGCTAGTGGACAAGGTGGTGCAAATGGTGGAGAAAGAGTCAAGTGAGACGGCTTCATCCCCTGAGGCCTGGCCTCAGACAGACTCTGACAGCACCAACTCTTCCACAGATATGTCCACTGGGACATGTGTCCCGCTGGCCCCCTTTTCAAACACACAACCTAGAACACTCCCAGAACTGGTTGCAGGGGGAACCTTGGAGTTCCTGACTGTGGCCACAATTGATGCTTCAGGGGAGGAAGAGCATCGGGAAGGCATCGCCCGCCATAGCTCCTCCCCTTCGATCGTCATGCTTCCGGACAGTGGTGGCAATGCCTCCACTGAACAGAGCCTCCAGGTCAATGACCCGCACTGCAAGCGCAGCCACAGCAGCACGCAGCTAAGCCTAAAGGGCAAGATAATGGAGCGCCTGGTGGACAAATCCCCAGGGGCCAAGCCCAAAACCAAGAAGGTGAAAAGAAAAGAGGATGAGAGACGCAAGACCAACCAGACGGAGAAGAGCCGGCCACCCAGCATCTTCTTCAGGGACAGTCTGGACTTAGAGAACTGGTACAGCTGTGGGGAGGGTGAGGTTTCTGAAATTGAGAGTGACATAGGCTCGCCTAGTGGTGGGGCTGCCAGTGGATTTGGAGGATCTCGCGCATCTGGGTCACCTCCTCGGTTTAACATCCATCCCCTATACCAGCATGTGCTGCTTTACCTTCAGCTCTACGACTCCTCTCGCACTCTGCATGCACTCTCAGCCATTGCAGCCATGCTGCGTACTTCACCAGCAGGATTTGTGAGCGCCATCTCCACTACCAGCATAAATAACACGTACACACCGCAGCTCTCTCTCCTGCAAAACCTGTTATCACGTCATCGTGTCTCTGTCATGGGCAAGGATTTTTACTGTCCCATCCCACAAGACTCGCACTCCCACTCCTTCCGAAGTGCCATGTTCTTGGAGGTCATCATCTCCCTTTGCCTCTATTTTCTGCGCAGCTATTACTCGGCCCATGTGCTGGCCACATCACAGGACCTGGCAGGCAACCATGCCATGCAGCTGACCAGCGTGGAGGTGTTGACGCTGCTCTTCAGTGAGCTTACCAAGATCACTGGGGGCTCAGCCAAGGGCTTTGCGAGCTTTATTTGTGATGTGCTGTCCAAATGCAAGGTGCAGAAGGTAGTGCTACACTGTTTGCTTTCCACCATCTTCAGTGTGCAAAAGTGGCATGAACATCATGTCCTTGGTACCAATGTGGCTGCTGTCGAAGAGGGCCTTTCAGAGGACAGCATCATCAATCTGTCTGAGGACCAGCTGGATAACTGCAGCGCCATACAGTCGCAGCTTCTGCGGCTTCTCCAGAgcctggtggttttggagcatcgCGTGCTGATCCCAGTGGAGGAGGGTGGGGAAGGGGGTCCAGGGTCGGCAGGTTCTGGTGGAGGAGCTAGTGGGCCCGGGTCTGGGTTTGAACTAATCGGAGGGGAGGTAGAGCACGTCAACCCGCAGCAACCCATGGCTTCCCTGCAGTATCTGCATGGGCAGCCCATCACAGCGCAGGGCATGTTTCTGTGTGCAGTGATCCGGGCGCTACATCAGCACCACGCCTGCATGATGCACCCACAGTGGATCGGCCTCGTCACAGCCACTCTGCCTTACATGGGCAAAGTGCTTCGGCGAGTAGTTGCCTCTGTTACGCTTCAGCTGTGCAAAAACCTTGATAACCTTATCCAGCAATATCGTTATGAGACGGGTCTCACGGATACCAG GCCCCAGTGGATGGCACTGTGTATTCCTCCTGACCTGATTCTGACTGTACTAGAAGGAATGACAGCCATAATCCATTATTGTCTGCTAGACCCAACATCACAATATCACCAG CTCCAGGTGAATGTAGATCAGAAGCACCTTGCAGAGGCCCGGGCGGGGATTCTCTCCATCTTGCACACCATCATGTCCTCTGTAACCCTGCTGTGGGGTGTCCTTTATCTGGCTGACAGCTCTGACAGGCCGCCTGCAGCCTCTGCCTGCTCCACCTCGAACATCAACCTAGGATCCACAAAG AATCTCAGGCAGCAAATCCTAGAGCTACTGGGCCCAATCTCAATGAATCATGGAGCTCACTTCATGGCCGCTATTGCTTATGTGTGGAATGAAAGGAAGCAGGCTAAAATTCCATCCAGGAACAAG gTCATTCCCACAGCGAGTGAGGAACAGCTTCTCCTTGTTGAACTTGTTCGTTCTGTAAGTGCCATGCGAACTGAGACAGTGATACAGACAGTGAAGGAAGTCCTTAAGCAACCCCCAGCCATCGCCAAAGAGAAG AAGCATCTTTCCTTGGAGGTCTGCATGCTTCAGTTTTTCTATGCCTATGTGCAGAG GATTCCAGTGTCTAGTCTGGTTGACAGCTGGCCATCACTTTTAGCATTGCTGAAGGACTCTGTGCAGCTCAGTCTGCCCGCTCCGGGACAGTTCCTCATTCTTGG tgtatTGAATGAGTTTATCCTGAAGAATCCCACCCTAGAGAGCAAGAAGGACCAGCGAGAGCTACAG GATGTGACCCATAAGATTGTAGAGGCCATTGGTACGATCGCTGGCTCCTCCTTAGAACAGACCACATGGCTGAGAAGAAACTTGGAGGTCAAACCATCCCCTCAGATCATGGTGGATGGGGCCAGTCTGGAGGCTGATGTCGAAG ATCTAATGCTCACAGTGATGGAGGCCTCCAGCTTTACTCCATCTGTATACAGCGTTCACGCCCTCACATTGCTGGCTGAG GTGCTGGCCCACCTGTTAGATATGGTCTTCTACAGTGATGAAAAAGAGAGGGTGATCCCTCTACTGGTCAACCTTATGCATTATGTGGTGCCCTACCTGCGCAACCATAG TGCTCATAATGCCCCCAGTTACCGTGCATGTATACAGCTATTGAGCAGCCTCagtggatatcagtacacccggAGGGCCTGGAAGAAAGAAGCCTTTGACCTCTTTATGGACCATACATTTTTCCAGATGGACTCCACATGTGTCAGCCA ctgGAGAGCAATCATAGACCACCTGATGACTCATGACAAAACCACATTCAGAGACCTTATGA CACGAGTTGCCGTGGCCCAGAGCAGCTCTTTGAGTCTTTTCACCAATCGAGATGCAGAGCTTGAGCAGAGGGCCATGCTACTCAAAAGACTGGCCTTCACTATCTACAGCAGTGAGGTGGACCAGTACCAGAAGTACTTGCCAGATATCCAag AACGTCTTGTGGAGAGCCTACGACTCCCTCAAGTGCCCATTCTCCATGCTCAGGTCTTCCTCTTCTTCAGAGTGCTGCTACTGCGCATGTCCCCCCAGCACCTGACCTCACTTTGGCCCACTATGATCACTGAGCTG GTTCAGGTGTTCTTGCTCATGGAACAGGAACTCACTGCAGATGAGGACATCACCAG GACCTCATGCCCCTCAGTAGCAGGGCTTGAGACAACATACTCGGGGGGAAACGGCTTCTCTACCTCCTACAACAGCCAGCGCTGGCTCAACCTCTACCTATCTGCCTGCAAGCTGCTGGATCTGGCCCTCGCTCTGCCCTCTGAGGGTCTGCCTCAGTTCCAGAT GTATCGCTGGGCTTTCGTGCCTGAAGCCTCGGATGACTCTGGTTTGGAAGTCCGCAGACAAGGGACCCATCAGAGAGATTTCAAGCCCTATGTTGTCAGATTGGCCAAGCTGCTGAGAAAAAGAGCAAAG AAAAATCCAGAGGAGGACTGCTCCACTCGCACTCTGTCTTGGGAGCCCGGCCAGCTCCTGCTTACCCTTTACGTTATCCGCAGCATGGAGCAGCTCCTGCCCTTCTTCAACCTTCTCAGCCAGGTCTTCAGCAGTAAAGGGAACAGCCGCTCAGGACCATACCACAGCCCAACTCTCAGCGACGGCACGTTCCCTGGCAAGGACGGCAAGCTGGAGAGCCAGAAAGTCTTCTGGAGCCGGGCCAGACAGAGCATTGAGGAGATGGTTGAGAAGGACTTCCTTGAGGGACTCATCAAAACATGA